Proteins encoded within one genomic window of Methanothrix harundinacea 6Ac:
- a CDS encoding laminin B domain-containing protein: MHNLEGGDSEMRAICGMWMALLVLLALEGSATTLESGFGEGDEGWISEGGGHVRWQRFGGDPGGFLEGEGDGIWSYRSPPSWAGDWSRYIGGVFSYDLRLIASGGAEPPGVEVKILSSDGTVLSSSPPPSERFWTREEVVLNASNFGVSEADLRRVMRSVAGITVGPLGFEARTTLGLDDVVVAPPSGLDLATPFDDGDGGWRPEGDVSIAWVERGGNGGGFLSGRDLGDGSTWYFASPRSWSGDWTPYVGGSLSFDLKVIDSGKGGPYEADLVRIVGADGSVVTVPSSPSGPNPESGWTRLRVDLTPAAFGTTEEAFWRVMRSVDRVVIRGEYSDRGDEEGIDNVVVSPPVATDLLSTFDLGDEGWRGGRDVALTWRESGGDPGGYLRGDDQGSGQTWYYVSPPSWAGDWTGYIGGTLSFEIVEIDSGNGSSTFGDVVRIYGKDGSYLSWSCDPPGKSWTRRQVSLVPSSFRAVGKSFEGVMEEVSEVWIRGEYSNMRDVGGLDNVLVTLGPGG, from the coding sequence ATGCATAATCTGGAGGGAGGCGATTCTGAGATGAGGGCGATATGCGGGATGTGGATGGCACTCCTCGTCCTCCTGGCGCTGGAGGGGTCGGCCACCACCCTGGAGAGCGGCTTCGGCGAGGGGGATGAGGGATGGATCTCGGAGGGAGGCGGCCACGTGAGATGGCAGCGGTTCGGAGGCGATCCGGGCGGCTTTCTGGAGGGGGAGGGCGACGGCATCTGGAGCTATCGGTCGCCCCCATCCTGGGCTGGCGACTGGAGCCGGTACATCGGAGGGGTATTCAGCTACGATCTGAGGCTCATCGCCTCCGGCGGCGCCGAGCCCCCGGGGGTGGAGGTCAAGATCCTCTCCTCCGACGGGACGGTCCTCTCCTCTTCTCCTCCTCCCTCCGAGAGGTTCTGGACCCGGGAAGAGGTCGTCTTAAACGCCTCCAACTTCGGGGTCTCGGAGGCTGACCTGCGGAGGGTTATGAGGTCGGTGGCGGGGATCACCGTGGGGCCCCTCGGGTTTGAGGCGAGGACGACCCTGGGGCTCGACGACGTCGTCGTCGCCCCCCCCTCGGGGCTGGACCTGGCCACGCCCTTCGACGACGGCGACGGGGGGTGGAGGCCCGAGGGGGACGTCTCCATCGCCTGGGTTGAGCGGGGCGGAAACGGCGGAGGCTTCCTCTCGGGCCGGGACCTCGGAGACGGCAGCACCTGGTACTTCGCCTCACCCCGGTCCTGGTCGGGGGACTGGACCCCTTACGTCGGCGGGTCGTTGAGCTTCGACCTGAAGGTGATCGACTCGGGGAAGGGTGGGCCTTACGAGGCGGATCTGGTGAGGATCGTCGGGGCCGACGGGTCGGTGGTCACCGTCCCCTCCTCCCCCTCCGGGCCGAACCCCGAGTCGGGATGGACCCGCCTCCGGGTCGACCTCACCCCCGCCGCCTTCGGGACGACGGAGGAGGCCTTCTGGAGGGTGATGAGGTCGGTGGACCGGGTCGTCATCCGGGGCGAATACTCGGATAGGGGGGACGAGGAGGGGATCGACAACGTCGTCGTCTCACCGCCGGTGGCAACCGACCTCCTCAGCACCTTCGACCTCGGGGACGAGGGGTGGCGGGGAGGCCGAGACGTCGCCCTCACCTGGCGGGAGTCGGGAGGGGATCCGGGAGGCTATCTCCGGGGGGATGACCAGGGGTCGGGCCAGACCTGGTACTACGTCTCTCCCCCCTCCTGGGCGGGGGACTGGACCGGCTACATCGGGGGTACTCTCAGCTTCGAGATCGTCGAGATCGACTCGGGGAACGGCAGCTCCACCTTTGGGGACGTGGTCCGGATATACGGCAAAGACGGGTCCTACCTCTCCTGGTCGTGCGACCCCCCCGGGAAGAGCTGGACCCGCCGGCAGGTATCCCTCGTCCCTTCGAGCTTCAGGGCTGTGGGTAAAAGCTTCGAGGGGGTGATGGAGGAGGTCTCGGAGGTCTGGATCCGGGGGGAGTACAGCAACATGAGGGACGTCGGCGGACTAGACAACGTCCTGGTGACCCTGGGGCCGGGGGGGTAG